The proteins below are encoded in one region of Bacillus vallismortis:
- a CDS encoding IreB family regulatory phosphoprotein, with amino-acid sequence MSSFDKTMKFNFSDDSAETNVNEVLITVYDALQEKGYNPINQIVGYLLSGDPAYIPRHRDARNLIRKLERDELIEELVKSYLEQHKEA; translated from the coding sequence GTGAGCTCGTTTGATAAAACGATGAAATTTAATTTCTCCGATGATTCTGCTGAGACTAACGTAAATGAGGTGCTGATTACAGTGTATGACGCGCTTCAGGAAAAGGGCTACAATCCAATCAATCAGATTGTCGGATACTTGCTGTCAGGTGATCCCGCTTACATTCCTAGGCATCGTGACGCTCGTAATTTAATTCGCAAACTTGAAAGAGACGAATTAATCGAGGAATTGGTAAAGTCTTATTTAGAACAACATAAAGAGGCGTAA
- a CDS encoding YrzQ family protein produces MNRTMTSLLALGAGALVYRMATQSDMLNNRSMKRMRRRITKMF; encoded by the coding sequence ATGAATCGGACGATGACTTCTCTTTTGGCATTGGGAGCCGGGGCTCTCGTATACCGGATGGCGACTCAATCCGACATGCTGAATAATCGAAGCATGAAGCGGATGAGAAGAAGAATAACGAAAATGTTTTAA
- the alaS gene encoding alanine--tRNA ligase → MKHLTSAEVRQMFLDFFKEKGHAVEPSASLVPHEDPSLLWINSGVATLKKYFDGRVVPENPRIVNAQKAIRTNDIENVGKTARHHTFFEMLGNFSIGDYFKEEAITWAWEFLTSDKWIGFDKELLSVTVHPEDEEAYEFWAKKIGIPEERIIRLEGNFWDIGEGPSGPNTEIFYDRGEAYGNDPEDPELYPGGENDRYLEVWNLVFSEFNHNPDGTYTPLPKKNIDTGMGLERMVSVIQNVPTNFDTDLFVPIIKATETISGEAYGTDNVKDTAFKVIADHIRTVAFAVSDGALPSNEGRGYVLRRLLRRAVRYAKTINIHRPFMYDLVPVVAEIMADFYPEVKEKADFIAKVIKTEEERFHETLNEGLAILSEMIKKEKGKGSSVISGADVFKLYDTYGFPVELTEEYAEDEGMTVDHKGFEEEMNQQRERARNARQDVGSMQVQGGALRDVTDESTFVGYSQTKAGANVIVLLQDGQFIEEAHEGDSVQIILDETPFYAESGGQIGDKGYLRSEQAVVRIKDVQKAPNGQHVHEGVVESGTVQKGLHVTAEVEDHMRSGVIKNHTATHLLHQALKDVLGTHVNQAGSLVTENRLRFDFSHFGQVTKEELEQIETIVNEKIWASIPVSIDLKPIAEAKEMGAMALFGEKYGDIVRVVQVGDYSIELCGGCHVRNTAEIGLFKIASESGIGAGTRRIEAVTGQGAYVEMNSQISVLKQAADELKTNIKEVPKRVAALQAELKEAQRENESLLAKLGNVEAGAILSKVKEVDGVSVLAEKVNAKDMNHLRTMVDELKAKIGSAVIVLGAVQNEKVNISAGVTKDLIEKGLHAGKLVKQAAEVCGGGGGGRPDMAQAGGKQPEKLEEALASVEDWVKSVL, encoded by the coding sequence ATGAAACACTTAACTTCTGCTGAAGTTCGTCAAATGTTTTTGGATTTCTTTAAAGAAAAAGGACATGCGGTAGAGCCAAGCGCGTCATTAGTGCCGCATGAGGACCCTTCACTGCTGTGGATCAACAGCGGTGTTGCGACACTGAAAAAGTATTTTGACGGACGTGTCGTTCCGGAAAATCCAAGAATCGTAAACGCTCAAAAAGCGATCAGAACAAACGATATAGAAAATGTAGGTAAAACTGCGCGCCATCATACATTCTTTGAAATGCTTGGAAACTTTTCTATCGGCGATTATTTCAAAGAAGAAGCCATTACATGGGCTTGGGAGTTTTTAACGAGTGACAAGTGGATCGGCTTCGACAAAGAGCTTCTCTCTGTTACGGTTCACCCAGAAGATGAAGAAGCGTATGAATTTTGGGCGAAAAAAATCGGTATTCCTGAGGAAAGAATTATCCGCCTAGAGGGGAACTTCTGGGACATCGGTGAAGGACCGAGCGGACCGAACACAGAGATTTTCTATGACCGCGGTGAAGCATACGGTAATGATCCAGAAGATCCGGAGCTCTATCCAGGCGGAGAAAACGACCGTTATTTGGAAGTATGGAATCTTGTGTTCTCTGAGTTCAACCATAACCCAGACGGCACGTACACGCCGCTTCCGAAGAAAAACATTGATACAGGCATGGGGCTTGAAAGAATGGTATCTGTCATCCAGAATGTCCCGACAAACTTTGATACCGATTTATTTGTGCCGATCATCAAAGCAACAGAAACCATTTCTGGTGAAGCGTACGGCACAGACAATGTGAAAGACACTGCGTTTAAAGTGATTGCCGACCACATCAGAACGGTTGCCTTTGCTGTCAGTGATGGGGCGCTGCCGTCAAATGAAGGCCGCGGCTATGTATTAAGACGCTTGTTGCGCCGGGCTGTGCGTTATGCCAAAACAATCAACATCCACCGTCCGTTCATGTACGACTTAGTGCCGGTTGTCGCTGAAATCATGGCTGATTTCTACCCTGAAGTAAAAGAGAAAGCGGATTTCATCGCAAAAGTCATCAAAACCGAAGAAGAGCGCTTCCACGAAACCCTTAATGAAGGGCTTGCGATCCTGTCAGAAATGATCAAAAAAGAAAAAGGCAAGGGAAGCAGCGTGATTTCAGGGGCCGACGTGTTTAAATTGTACGATACGTATGGGTTCCCAGTTGAGCTGACAGAAGAATACGCAGAAGACGAGGGCATGACGGTTGACCATAAAGGCTTCGAAGAAGAAATGAACCAGCAGCGTGAACGGGCAAGAAACGCCCGCCAAGATGTCGGCAGCATGCAGGTGCAGGGCGGCGCATTGCGCGACGTGACCGATGAAAGCACATTTGTCGGCTACTCTCAAACGAAAGCTGGCGCCAATGTCATTGTGCTTCTTCAGGATGGACAATTCATTGAAGAGGCTCATGAAGGGGACAGCGTTCAAATCATTCTTGATGAAACACCGTTCTATGCAGAAAGCGGCGGCCAAATCGGCGATAAAGGTTACCTCCGCAGCGAACAGGCAGTGGTGAGAATTAAAGATGTGCAAAAAGCGCCGAACGGCCAGCATGTGCATGAAGGTGTTGTGGAGAGCGGCACTGTTCAAAAAGGCCTGCATGTAACGGCTGAAGTTGAAGACCATATGAGAAGCGGCGTCATTAAAAACCATACGGCAACGCATTTATTGCATCAGGCGCTTAAAGACGTTCTTGGAACTCATGTCAATCAGGCCGGATCTCTTGTGACTGAAAACCGTCTTCGTTTTGACTTCTCGCATTTTGGGCAAGTGACAAAAGAAGAGCTTGAACAAATTGAAACAATCGTAAACGAAAAGATCTGGGCGAGCATCCCGGTCAGCATCGATTTGAAGCCAATCGCTGAAGCAAAAGAAATGGGCGCGATGGCTCTGTTCGGCGAAAAATACGGTGATATTGTCCGGGTTGTCCAAGTCGGAGATTACAGTATAGAGCTGTGCGGCGGCTGTCATGTCAGAAACACAGCGGAAATCGGCTTGTTTAAAATTGCTTCAGAGTCTGGAATCGGAGCAGGCACAAGACGGATTGAAGCTGTAACAGGACAAGGCGCTTACGTCGAAATGAACAGCCAGATTTCCGTTTTGAAGCAGGCTGCTGACGAGCTGAAAACAAATATTAAAGAAGTGCCGAAACGGGTTGCGGCTCTGCAGGCTGAACTGAAAGAAGCCCAAAGAGAAAATGAATCTCTTCTGGCGAAACTAGGAAACGTGGAAGCAGGAGCGATTCTGTCAAAAGTGAAAGAAGTTGACGGCGTGAGTGTGCTTGCGGAAAAAGTTAATGCGAAAGACATGAACCATCTCCGCACAATGGTGGATGAACTGAAAGCGAAGATCGGCTCTGCTGTGATCGTGCTTGGTGCGGTACAAAACGAGAAAGTCAATATTTCCGCCGGCGTAACAAAGGATCTCATTGAGAAAGGCCTGCATGCCGGCAAGCTGGTTAAACAAGCTGCGGAGGTTTGCGGCGGAGGCGGCGGAGGCCGTCCGGACATGGCGCAGGCAGGCGGCAAACAACCTGAAAAATTAGAAGAAGCTTTGGCTTCCGTAGAAGATTGGGTGAAATCCGTTTTATAA
- a CDS encoding AI-2E family transporter — MLQKPVQLLLWVAICLLVLLTVYVFFMLDILWSPFWLVIKTILIPLIISIFISYLLLPVTEWLHGKGLPRTLSILVIYVLFFGGIGWALYKGVPVLIVQLTDLSENIPMFAETYNGLLLHVHNHTDDWPDGMHHRIDKMISQTEAFFAETIEGAISGIRNVLDYFIIAATIPFLVFYMVKDIELMKKTVWYLTPKSWRKRGSAFLRDVDDSLGDYVRGQLLVCFILGVLAGITFWIFGLPYPLILGLISGITNVIPYFGPFIGAVPALLIAMTISVKAILVVVFTVFALQFMEGNILSPFIVGRSLKMHPVVIMLALLAGGELAGIVGMILAVPATAVLKVMMIHFLRMRTEH; from the coding sequence ATGCTCCAAAAACCGGTGCAGCTTTTGTTGTGGGTGGCCATTTGTTTGCTGGTCCTGTTAACAGTCTATGTCTTTTTTATGCTCGATATATTATGGTCGCCCTTTTGGCTCGTTATCAAAACGATTTTGATTCCCCTAATTATTTCTATTTTTATTTCTTATTTATTGCTACCGGTCACAGAGTGGCTGCATGGCAAAGGATTGCCGAGGACCTTGAGTATCTTGGTGATTTATGTGCTTTTCTTTGGCGGAATTGGCTGGGCGCTGTATAAAGGGGTGCCTGTCTTAATTGTGCAGCTGACGGATTTATCAGAGAATATCCCTATGTTTGCCGAAACGTATAACGGGCTCCTTCTTCATGTGCATAACCATACTGATGACTGGCCTGACGGCATGCATCATCGTATAGATAAAATGATCAGCCAGACGGAGGCATTTTTCGCGGAAACGATCGAGGGAGCAATCAGCGGAATTCGCAACGTGCTTGATTATTTCATCATTGCGGCAACAATCCCTTTTCTCGTGTTTTATATGGTAAAGGATATTGAGTTGATGAAAAAGACGGTATGGTATTTGACGCCGAAGTCGTGGAGAAAGCGGGGCAGCGCCTTCTTGAGGGATGTAGACGACTCTCTTGGCGATTATGTCCGCGGCCAGCTTCTGGTCTGCTTCATTCTCGGCGTGCTGGCGGGCATTACATTCTGGATATTTGGGCTTCCATATCCGTTGATCTTAGGCCTGATTTCCGGGATCACGAATGTCATACCGTATTTTGGCCCTTTCATTGGAGCTGTTCCTGCGCTTTTAATTGCGATGACCATTTCAGTGAAAGCGATTCTAGTTGTGGTGTTTACAGTGTTTGCTCTGCAATTTATGGAAGGGAATATCCTCAGTCCGTTCATTGTCGGCAGAAGCCTTAAAATGCATCCAGTCGTCATCATGCTTGCGCTCCTTGCCGGAGGAGAGCTGGCGGGAATCGTCGGGATGATTCTGGCTGTTCCGGCGACGGCTGTTTTAAAAGTGATGATGATCCATTTTTTGCGGATGAGGACGGAGCATTGA
- the recD2 gene encoding SF1B family DNA helicase RecD2 produces MQQHPDQLNMEEEPYLKGTVNTVIYHNDANLYTVLKVKVIETSEAIEDKAVSVTGYFPALQEEETYTFYGKAVTHPKFGLQFQAEHFKKEIPTTKEGIIHYLSSDLFEGIGKKTAEEIVKKLGDSAINKILADASVLYDVPRLSKKKADTLAGALQRHQGLEQIMISLNQFGFGPQLSMKIYQAYESETLDKIQENPYQLVKDVEGIGFGKADELGSRMGLSGNHPERIKAAILYTLETTCLSDGHTYIETEQLIIDTQSLLNQSVKEGQRITEMDAANAMIALGENKDIVIEDGRCYFPSLFYAEQNVAKRVKHIASQTDYDDQFPESEFLLALGELEERMNVQYAPSQKEAIQKALSSPMLLLTGGPGTGKTTVIRGIVELYGELHGVSLDPSAYKKDETFPIVLAAPTGRAAKRMSESTGLPAVTIHRLLGWNGAEGFTHTEDQPIEGKLLIIDEASMLDIWLANHLFKAIPDHIQIIIVGDEDQLPSVGPGQVLRDLLASRVIPTVRLTDIYRQAEGSSIVELAHQMKKGLLPNNLTAPTKDRSFIRCGGLQIKEVVEKVVANALKKGYTAKDIQVLAPMYRGKAGINELNVMLQDILNPPKEKRRELKFGDVVYRTGDKILQLVNQPENNVFNGDIGEITSIFYAKENTEKEDMAVVNFDGNEMTFTKKDFNQFTHAYCCSIHKSQGSEFPIVVLPVVKGYYRMLRRNLLYTAITRAKKFLILCGEEEALEWGVKNNDATVRQTSLKNRLSLQIEEMDAELEALQKELPFSVHDANIGMEGITPFDFMKEEQL; encoded by the coding sequence GTGCAGCAGCATCCGGATCAGCTTAACATGGAGGAAGAGCCCTATTTAAAAGGGACAGTCAACACAGTCATCTATCATAATGACGCCAATTTATATACGGTTCTGAAAGTGAAAGTTATAGAAACCTCCGAAGCGATTGAAGATAAAGCCGTATCCGTGACGGGCTACTTCCCTGCGCTTCAAGAAGAAGAGACCTACACGTTTTACGGAAAGGCCGTCACCCACCCGAAATTCGGGCTTCAATTTCAGGCGGAGCATTTTAAAAAAGAGATTCCGACAACTAAGGAAGGCATCATTCATTATTTATCCAGTGATTTGTTCGAAGGAATCGGCAAAAAAACAGCCGAAGAAATTGTCAAAAAATTGGGTGACAGCGCGATTAATAAAATATTGGCTGACGCTTCAGTGCTTTACGATGTCCCGAGGCTGTCAAAAAAGAAAGCCGACACGCTGGCAGGCGCCTTGCAGCGGCATCAGGGACTGGAGCAAATCATGATCTCCCTGAATCAGTTTGGATTCGGCCCGCAGCTGTCTATGAAAATCTATCAAGCCTATGAATCAGAGACGCTTGACAAGATTCAGGAAAATCCTTATCAGCTTGTCAAAGATGTAGAAGGCATCGGGTTTGGGAAAGCGGATGAGCTGGGCAGCAGAATGGGGCTTTCAGGTAATCATCCTGAGCGGATAAAAGCCGCCATTTTGTACACGCTTGAAACGACCTGTCTGTCAGATGGGCATACGTACATAGAAACGGAACAGCTTATTATCGATACCCAATCACTGTTAAATCAGTCAGTAAAAGAAGGGCAGCGGATCACAGAAATGGATGCAGCTAACGCGATGATAGCCCTTGGAGAAAATAAAGACATTGTGATAGAAGATGGCCGCTGTTATTTTCCTTCGCTGTTTTACGCGGAACAGAACGTTGCAAAGCGCGTGAAACATATCGCAAGCCAAACCGATTATGACGACCAGTTTCCTGAATCCGAATTTCTGCTCGCTTTGGGGGAACTGGAGGAACGGATGAACGTTCAGTATGCCCCCAGCCAGAAGGAAGCGATTCAAAAAGCCCTTTCCTCACCAATGCTGCTGCTAACGGGAGGGCCGGGAACAGGAAAAACGACGGTCATCAGAGGGATTGTCGAACTGTACGGAGAGCTTCACGGTGTGTCACTAGACCCTTCAGCTTATAAAAAGGATGAAACTTTTCCGATTGTATTGGCCGCACCGACAGGGAGAGCGGCGAAACGGATGAGTGAATCGACGGGCCTTCCGGCAGTCACGATACACAGGCTGCTTGGCTGGAACGGTGCAGAGGGCTTTACTCATACAGAGGACCAGCCGATCGAAGGGAAGCTGTTAATCATCGATGAAGCGAGTATGCTGGATATATGGCTGGCGAACCACTTGTTCAAGGCGATCCCTGATCATATTCAAATCATCATCGTCGGTGACGAAGATCAGCTGCCTTCTGTCGGTCCGGGCCAAGTACTGAGAGACCTTTTGGCATCCCGGGTGATTCCGACTGTGAGACTGACAGACATCTACCGCCAGGCGGAGGGGTCATCAATCGTCGAGCTTGCCCACCAAATGAAAAAAGGCTTGCTGCCAAACAATTTGACTGCCCCGACGAAGGATCGTTCCTTTATTCGCTGCGGAGGCTTGCAAATTAAAGAGGTGGTTGAGAAGGTTGTCGCCAATGCATTGAAAAAAGGCTATACGGCAAAGGATATTCAGGTTCTCGCCCCGATGTACAGAGGAAAAGCTGGGATCAATGAACTAAATGTCATGCTGCAGGACATTTTAAACCCTCCTAAAGAAAAACGGAGAGAATTGAAGTTCGGAGATGTTGTCTACAGAACCGGAGATAAAATTTTGCAGCTTGTCAATCAGCCGGAAAACAATGTGTTCAACGGAGATATTGGCGAAATTACGTCGATATTTTATGCGAAGGAAAATACAGAAAAAGAAGACATGGCCGTCGTTAATTTTGACGGTAATGAAATGACATTTACGAAAAAAGATTTTAACCAGTTTACCCATGCGTATTGCTGCTCTATTCATAAATCGCAGGGAAGTGAATTTCCGATTGTGGTGTTGCCTGTTGTAAAAGGTTACTATAGAATGCTCAGAAGAAACCTTCTTTATACCGCGATTACTCGAGCAAAGAAATTTCTCATTTTATGCGGGGAAGAGGAGGCGCTGGAGTGGGGCGTAAAAAATAATGACGCAACTGTCAGGCAGACATCCTTGAAAAACAGGCTGTCATTACAGATTGAGGAAATGGATGCCGAGCTTGAGGCTTTGCAAAAAGAGCTCCCGTTCAGTGTACATGATGCCAATATTGGTATGGAAGGCATTACGCCATTCGATTTTATGAAAGAAGAACAGCTGTAA
- a CDS encoding PRC-barrel domain-containing protein: MSQRRKAKPKPVQQKVVDHTLRTCHEVEGFPVYSERTSCYLGTISDICFSLKGDCLGFILAQKRFLHHHHALLRACDITSILDDRILASISSGQLLPLPKSCFTYEQMKMKLVKSQEGDILGMLEDVYFCLDRGIIVAYELSDGFFSDLAGSKHQIQRADSLVEVRKDEIVLNG; the protein is encoded by the coding sequence ATGAGTCAAAGACGCAAAGCAAAACCTAAGCCTGTTCAACAAAAGGTGGTTGATCACACTTTGAGAACATGCCATGAGGTAGAAGGATTCCCAGTATACTCAGAACGAACTTCTTGTTATCTCGGGACCATTTCTGATATTTGTTTTTCTCTGAAGGGAGATTGTCTCGGATTTATACTTGCACAAAAACGGTTTTTGCATCATCATCATGCGCTATTACGGGCGTGTGATATCACTTCCATTCTTGATGACCGCATATTGGCCTCAATCAGTTCAGGCCAGCTTCTGCCTCTTCCGAAGTCATGCTTCACATACGAGCAGATGAAAATGAAGCTTGTGAAATCGCAAGAGGGAGATATATTGGGGATGCTGGAAGATGTATACTTTTGTTTGGACAGGGGCATAATCGTAGCATATGAACTCTCGGACGGTTTCTTTTCTGACTTGGCGGGAAGCAAGCATCAGATCCAAAGAGCGGATTCGCTTGTCGAGGTGCGGAAAGACGAGATCGTTCTGAACGGATAG
- a CDS encoding tetratricopeptide repeat protein: protein MQKGDYEKAAEAFTKAIEENIDDAIPYINFANLLSSVNELERALAFYDKALELDNSAATAYYGAGNVYVVKEMYKEAKDMFEKALRAGMENGDLFYMLGTVLVKLEQPKLALPYLQRAVELNENDAEARFQFGMCLANEGMLDEALSQFIAVTELNPEHADAFYNAGVAYAYQENRERALEMLDKAIDIQPDHMLALHAKKLIDPS, encoded by the coding sequence ATGCAAAAAGGCGATTACGAGAAAGCGGCAGAGGCATTTACAAAAGCTATTGAAGAAAATATAGATGACGCGATTCCCTATATTAACTTTGCTAACCTGCTTTCATCCGTAAACGAGCTGGAACGGGCACTTGCGTTTTATGATAAAGCGCTTGAATTAGACAACAGCGCTGCTACTGCTTATTATGGAGCAGGAAATGTCTATGTTGTAAAAGAAATGTACAAAGAAGCGAAAGACATGTTTGAAAAAGCGCTTCGTGCTGGAATGGAAAACGGCGACCTGTTTTACATGCTCGGAACGGTACTTGTCAAGCTCGAACAGCCTAAGCTTGCACTGCCGTATTTACAAAGAGCGGTCGAATTGAATGAAAACGATGCGGAAGCTCGTTTTCAATTTGGAATGTGCTTAGCGAACGAGGGCATGCTGGACGAAGCGCTCAGCCAATTCATAGCTGTAACTGAGCTAAATCCGGAGCACGCTGATGCGTTTTATAATGCCGGTGTCGCTTATGCATATCAAGAAAATCGAGAAAGAGCCCTGGAAATGCTCGACAAGGCGATCGATATCCAGCCGGATCATATGCTTGCACTTCATGCTAAAAAACTGATCGACCCATCATAA
- the ruvX gene encoding Holliday junction resolvase RuvX: MRILGLDLGTKTLGVALSDEMGWTAQGIETIKINEAEGDYGLSRLSDLIQEYTIDKIVLGFPKNMNGTVGPRGEASQTFAKILETTYNVPVVLWDERLTTMAAEKMLIAADVSRQKRKKVIDKMAAVMILQGYLDSLN; the protein is encoded by the coding sequence ATGAGAATATTAGGACTCGATTTAGGAACCAAAACACTCGGTGTTGCTCTGAGCGACGAAATGGGCTGGACTGCTCAAGGCATTGAGACCATAAAGATTAATGAAGCTGAAGGCGATTATGGTTTATCACGTTTATCTGATCTGATTCAGGAGTATACTATAGATAAAATCGTGCTCGGCTTTCCTAAAAATATGAATGGAACAGTCGGCCCGAGAGGCGAAGCCAGCCAAACATTTGCGAAAATCCTTGAAACAACGTACAATGTTCCTGTTGTGCTGTGGGACGAGCGTCTTACCACAATGGCGGCTGAAAAAATGCTGATTGCCGCTGATGTCAGCAGGCAAAAACGAAAAAAAGTCATTGATAAAATGGCGGCTGTTATGATTTTGCAAGGATATCTTGACAGCTTAAATTAA
- the mnmA gene encoding tRNA 2-thiouridine(34) synthase MnmA, giving the protein MEKRPEDTRVVVGMSGGVDSSVAALLLKDQGYDVIGIFMKNWDDTDENGFCTATEDYEDVIRVCNQIGIPYYAVNFEKQYYEKVFQYFLDEYKAGRTPNPDVLCNKEIKFKAFLEHALSLGADYLATGHYARVDRSGGKVRMLRGIDENKDQTYFLNQLTEDTLSKVMFPIGELQKSRVREIAKEADLATATKKDSTGICFIGERNFKTFLSQYLPAQPGDMMTMDGEVKGRHDGLMYYTIGQRHGLGIGGSGEPWFAVGKDLEKNILYVDQGFHNPLLYSDKITATNISWVHSDTMKGEEIACTAKFRYRQEDHKVTVRMTGEGEAEVIFDEQVRAVTPGQAVVFYDGEECLGGGTIDDVYKDGTKLWYV; this is encoded by the coding sequence ATGGAAAAACGTCCGGAAGATACAAGAGTCGTTGTCGGCATGTCCGGCGGTGTAGACTCATCTGTGGCGGCCTTGCTGTTAAAAGATCAGGGCTATGATGTGATCGGAATTTTTATGAAAAACTGGGATGATACGGATGAAAACGGTTTTTGCACAGCGACAGAGGATTATGAAGATGTGATCCGCGTCTGCAATCAAATCGGGATTCCGTACTACGCTGTTAATTTTGAAAAACAATATTATGAGAAGGTATTTCAATACTTCCTTGATGAATATAAAGCAGGCAGAACACCCAACCCGGATGTGCTGTGCAACAAAGAAATTAAATTCAAGGCGTTTTTGGAGCACGCCCTGTCACTTGGCGCCGACTACTTAGCGACTGGCCACTATGCAAGGGTAGACAGAAGCGGCGGCAAAGTCAGAATGCTGCGCGGCATTGACGAAAACAAGGATCAAACGTACTTCTTGAATCAGCTGACAGAGGATACGCTAAGCAAAGTCATGTTCCCGATCGGCGAGCTTCAAAAAAGCCGTGTGCGTGAAATTGCCAAAGAAGCAGATCTTGCAACAGCAACGAAAAAAGACAGTACGGGCATTTGTTTTATCGGCGAACGCAACTTCAAAACGTTTCTCAGCCAATATCTCCCTGCACAGCCGGGCGATATGATGACGATGGACGGTGAAGTAAAAGGACGCCACGACGGGTTGATGTACTACACGATCGGACAGCGTCACGGCCTTGGCATCGGCGGAAGCGGCGAGCCATGGTTTGCGGTTGGTAAAGACCTTGAAAAGAACATCCTTTACGTGGATCAAGGGTTCCATAACCCTCTTCTTTATTCCGACAAAATCACAGCAACGAATATCAGCTGGGTTCATTCGGATACGATGAAGGGTGAAGAGATTGCCTGTACGGCTAAATTCCGTTACCGTCAAGAGGATCATAAGGTGACGGTGCGCATGACGGGTGAAGGCGAAGCGGAAGTTATTTTTGATGAACAAGTCCGCGCTGTAACGCCGGGACAAGCGGTTGTCTTTTATGACGGCGAAGAATGCCTTGGCGGCGGAACCATTGATGATGTGTACAAAGACGGAACAAAATTGTGGTACGTATAA
- a CDS encoding DUF1292 domain-containing protein has translation MEHGENNITIVDDQGNEQLCEVLFTFENEEFGKSYVLYYPMEAKDDEEVEILASSFTPNEDGENGELYPIETDEEWDMIEETLNTFLADEDEE, from the coding sequence ATGGAACACGGCGAAAATAATATTACAATTGTTGACGATCAAGGAAATGAACAGCTTTGTGAAGTGCTGTTTACATTTGAAAACGAAGAGTTTGGCAAGTCTTATGTGCTGTACTACCCAATGGAAGCAAAAGATGATGAAGAAGTAGAAATTCTTGCTTCCAGTTTCACGCCAAACGAAGACGGTGAAAACGGTGAGCTATATCCGATCGAAACTGACGAAGAATGGGATATGATTGAAGAAACCCTTAACACATTCTTAGCGGACGAAGACGAAGAATAA
- a CDS encoding cysteine desulfurase family protein, which produces MERIYLDHAATSPMDERVLEKMTPYFSGNFGNPSSIHSFGRESRKWVDEARAQIAAEIGAAEQEIVFTSGGTEADNLAIIGTALARKDVGRHIITTKIEHHAVLHTCEKLEEDGFDITYLDVDQNGRVSAKQVKEALRDDTILVTVMYGNNEVGTVQPIDEIGELLKEHQSYFHTDAVQAFGLLPIDVKNSHIDLLSVSGHKLNGPKGTGFLYANKDVKLSPLLFGGEQERKRRAGTENVPGIVGLKEAIKLSSEERDEKNEKYQSFKTIITDTLENAGVAFGINGDKEHCLPHVLNLYFPGVSVEALLVNLDMAGVAVSSGSACTAGSILPSHVLTAMFGEESDRLTSSIRISFGLGNTAEQVKTAAKHVADVVKRLTQ; this is translated from the coding sequence ATGGAACGGATTTATTTAGATCATGCCGCAACGTCTCCGATGGATGAGCGCGTGCTGGAAAAAATGACCCCTTATTTCTCCGGCAATTTCGGCAATCCATCGAGCATCCATTCATTTGGAAGAGAATCTCGGAAATGGGTGGACGAAGCAAGAGCTCAGATTGCAGCCGAAATCGGAGCGGCGGAGCAGGAGATCGTTTTTACAAGCGGGGGGACAGAAGCCGATAACTTGGCCATTATAGGAACCGCGCTTGCAAGAAAAGATGTGGGCAGACATATTATCACGACAAAAATTGAGCATCACGCTGTGCTTCACACGTGTGAAAAACTTGAGGAAGACGGATTTGACATTACGTATCTCGATGTTGACCAAAATGGAAGAGTCAGTGCAAAACAGGTGAAAGAAGCACTGCGTGATGATACAATCCTTGTGACAGTGATGTATGGAAATAATGAAGTCGGAACAGTGCAGCCGATTGATGAAATCGGTGAGCTGCTGAAGGAACACCAGTCATATTTTCATACCGATGCTGTTCAGGCATTTGGGCTTCTGCCAATTGATGTGAAAAACAGCCATATTGACCTTCTGTCTGTTTCCGGGCACAAGCTCAACGGGCCAAAAGGGACAGGCTTTTTATATGCAAATAAAGATGTGAAGCTTTCCCCGCTTTTATTTGGAGGAGAGCAAGAAAGAAAACGCCGTGCCGGAACAGAAAATGTTCCGGGAATTGTCGGGCTGAAAGAAGCGATCAAACTGTCAAGTGAAGAACGGGATGAAAAAAACGAAAAGTATCAATCGTTTAAGACAATCATCACCGACACGCTTGAAAATGCCGGTGTGGCATTCGGGATCAACGGGGATAAAGAGCATTGCCTGCCGCATGTTCTGAACCTTTATTTTCCCGGTGTATCAGTGGAAGCGCTGCTGGTGAATCTGGACATGGCGGGAGTCGCTGTCTCAAGCGGATCAGCGTGCACGGCCGGTTCAATTTTGCCGTCACATGTTCTGACTGCCATGTTCGGAGAAGAGAGTGACCGGCTGACGTCTTCAATTCGGATCAGCTTCGGCCTCGGCAATACGGCTGAGCAAGTGAAAACTGCTGCCAAACATGTGGCCGACGTTGTCAAACGGCTGACACAATAA